A single region of the Larus michahellis chromosome W, bLarMic1.1, whole genome shotgun sequence genome encodes:
- the LOC141735573 gene encoding stomatin-like protein 2, mitochondrial isoform X2, giving the protein MQMQVEAERWKRATVLESEGTWELAINVAEGQKQAQILASEAEKAEQINKAAGEASAVLVKARDKAEAIQLLAAALAQQQCHCLSLWQSSMSTFSKLVKHSNAVLLPANAGDVTNMVAQIVDGTSPVLQAPFKDDGEQPGNDFHQLPQHSWVHSIGTHGLVDV; this is encoded by the exons ATGCAGATGCAG GTGGAGGCAGAGCGATGGAAGCGTGCAACAGTGCTGGAGTCAGAGGGGACGTGGGAATTGGCTATCAATGTGGCTGAGGGGCAGAAGCAGGCCCAGATCCTGGCGTCGGAAGCTGAGAAGGCTGAACAAATCAACAAAGCTGCTG GAGAAGCCAGTGCCGTGCTGGTCAAGGCCAGGGACAAGGCTGAGGCTATTCAGCTCCTGGCGGCTGCTCTGGCACAGCAG CAATGTCATTGCCTCTCTCTGTGGCAGAGCAGTATGAGCACCTTCTCCAAGCTTGTCAAACACTCCAACGCTGTCCTGCTGCCTGCCAACGCTGGTGATGTCACCAACATGGTTGCACAG ATAGTTGatggcacctcgcctgttctccaggcacctttcaaagatgatggagagcagcccggcaatgacttccaccagctccctcagcactcttgggtgcattccatcgggacccatggacttgtggatgtctaa
- the LOC141735573 gene encoding stomatin-like protein 2, mitochondrial isoform X1 has product MQSGTREKYPLPRSMVVLCPEQAALGPPEVEAERWKRATVLESEGTWELAINVAEGQKQAQILASEAEKAEQINKAAGEASAVLVKARDKAEAIQLLAAALAQQQCHCLSLWQSSMSTFSKLVKHSNAVLLPANAGDVTNMVAQIVDGTSPVLQAPFKDDGEQPGNDFHQLPQHSWVHSIGTHGLVDV; this is encoded by the exons ATGCAGTCTGGAACGAGAGAGAAATATCCCCTTCCACGCAGCATGGTTGTTCTCTGTCCAGAGCAGGCAGCACTGGGCCCTCCTGAG GTGGAGGCAGAGCGATGGAAGCGTGCAACAGTGCTGGAGTCAGAGGGGACGTGGGAATTGGCTATCAATGTGGCTGAGGGGCAGAAGCAGGCCCAGATCCTGGCGTCGGAAGCTGAGAAGGCTGAACAAATCAACAAAGCTGCTG GAGAAGCCAGTGCCGTGCTGGTCAAGGCCAGGGACAAGGCTGAGGCTATTCAGCTCCTGGCGGCTGCTCTGGCACAGCAG CAATGTCATTGCCTCTCTCTGTGGCAGAGCAGTATGAGCACCTTCTCCAAGCTTGTCAAACACTCCAACGCTGTCCTGCTGCCTGCCAACGCTGGTGATGTCACCAACATGGTTGCACAG ATAGTTGatggcacctcgcctgttctccaggcacctttcaaagatgatggagagcagcccggcaatgacttccaccagctccctcagcactcttgggtgcattccatcgggacccatggacttgtggatgtctaa